A genomic window from Pseudogulbenkiania sp. MAI-1 includes:
- a CDS encoding lytic transglycosylase domain-containing protein, whose product MKLPLMLLSALLLSGYARADLYGYVDEQGQAHLANHPVDERYQLFQRGTLPGPDAADRSAVLSDATTPGLGATLSRDSLPPPPAAANVGTATPPAVDPQAAARFSRLISRTAREFGLDVQLLHSIVTVESAYNPQAVSPKGAVGLMQVMPDTGRRFGVTLLTDPRQNLQAGARYLRFLLERFNHDLPLVIAAYNAGEGAVQKYRNTIPPFRETRDYVAKVLASYQQRKGGGNGPRARAVFAPGAGL is encoded by the coding sequence ATGAAGTTGCCATTGATGCTGCTGTCTGCCCTGCTGCTGTCCGGCTACGCCCGAGCCGATCTGTACGGCTATGTCGACGAGCAGGGTCAGGCCCATCTGGCCAATCACCCGGTGGACGAACGCTACCAGCTGTTCCAGCGCGGCACGCTGCCCGGACCCGACGCCGCCGACCGCTCCGCCGTGCTGTCCGACGCCACCACGCCGGGGCTGGGCGCCACGCTCAGCCGCGACAGCCTCCCGCCACCGCCAGCCGCGGCCAATGTCGGCACCGCCACGCCCCCGGCGGTCGACCCGCAGGCGGCCGCCCGCTTCAGCCGGCTGATCAGCCGCACCGCCCGCGAGTTCGGGCTGGACGTCCAGTTGCTGCACTCCATCGTCACCGTGGAATCCGCCTACAACCCGCAGGCCGTCTCGCCCAAGGGCGCGGTCGGGCTGATGCAGGTGATGCCGGACACCGGCCGGCGCTTCGGCGTCACCCTGCTCACCGACCCGCGCCAGAACCTCCAGGCCGGCGCGCGCTACCTGCGTTTCCTGCTGGAACGCTTCAACCACGACCTGCCGCTGGTGATCGCCGCCTACAATGCCGGCGAGGGCGCGGTGCAGAAATATCGCAACACCATCCCGCCGTTCCGTGAAACGCGGGACTACGTCGCCAAGGTGCTGGCGTCCTACCAGCAGCGCAAGGGGGGAGGGAACGGGCCGCGCGCACGCGCCGTCTTCGCGCCGGGCGCCGGGTTGTAA
- the rlmH gene encoding 23S rRNA (pseudouridine(1915)-N(3))-methyltransferase RlmH, whose translation MKITILAVGTKMPRWVDEAYQDYAKRFGRDVTLELKEIKPEKRGGGVTAEKGIAAEHARLIAAIPPRSKLVVLDERGRNWTTMKLAEAMKDWLAGGDDLCFVIGGADGLSDELKARADTLLQLSALTMPHGMVRVLLAEQLYRALSILNNHPYHRE comes from the coding sequence ATGAAAATCACCATCCTCGCCGTCGGCACCAAGATGCCGCGCTGGGTCGACGAGGCCTACCAGGACTACGCCAAGCGCTTCGGCCGCGACGTCACGCTGGAACTGAAGGAAATCAAGCCGGAGAAACGCGGCGGCGGCGTCACGGCGGAAAAAGGCATCGCCGCCGAGCACGCCCGGCTCATCGCGGCCATCCCGCCGCGCAGCAAGCTGGTGGTGCTGGACGAGCGCGGCCGCAACTGGACCACGATGAAGCTGGCCGAGGCGATGAAGGACTGGCTCGCTGGTGGCGACGACCTGTGCTTCGTCATCGGCGGCGCCGACGGCCTGTCGGACGAACTCAAGGCGCGCGCCGACACCCTGCTGCAGCTCTCCGCGCTGACCATGCCGCACGGCATGGTGCGCGTGCTCTTGGCCGAACAGCTCTACCGCGCGCTCTCCATCCTCAACAACCATCCCTACCACCGCGAGTGA
- the accB gene encoding acetyl-CoA carboxylase biotin carboxyl carrier protein yields MELRKLKQLIQLVQDSGIAELEISEGGEQIRITRAMAGTLTVPVQPLPAPVTVDATASATAAPAAPTSPATNPNTVKSPMVGSFYRRPSPQANTFVEVGQQIKVGDTLCIIEAMKLMNEIEADRAGVLKAILVEEGQPVEFGEPLFVIE; encoded by the coding sequence ATGGAATTACGCAAGTTGAAACAGCTGATCCAGCTGGTGCAGGACTCCGGCATCGCCGAACTGGAAATCAGCGAAGGCGGCGAACAGATCCGCATCACCCGTGCCATGGCCGGCACACTCACCGTCCCCGTCCAGCCGCTGCCGGCGCCGGTAACGGTTGACGCCACGGCGAGTGCCACCGCCGCGCCAGCCGCCCCCACTAGCCCGGCGACCAACCCCAACACGGTCAAATCGCCGATGGTCGGCAGCTTCTACCGCCGCCCCAGCCCGCAGGCCAATACCTTCGTCGAGGTCGGCCAGCAGATCAAGGTCGGCGACACGCTGTGCATCATCGAGGCGATGAAGCTGATGAACGAGATCGAAGCCGACCGCGCCGGCGTGCTCAAGGCCATCCTGGTCGAGGAAGGCCAGCCGGTGGAATTCGGCGAACCGCTATTCGTCATCGAGTGA
- a CDS encoding putative hydro-lyase: protein MSIALQTLPSVAARLAIRRGDHTGPTAGLAAGYVQGNLAILPASHADDFLKFCVRNPQSCPVLAVSEPGETALPALGRDLDIRCDVPGYRVFRDGELIAEPERIDPFWRDDLVTFVIGCSFSFEEALLADGVPVRHIEQGCNVPMYRTNVPTQPAGPFHGPLVVSMRPMLPAQAIRAIQITSRFPSVHGAPVHLGDPALIGIADLARPDYGDAVEIRDNEIPVFWACGVTPQSVIAATKPPFCITHAPGKMLITDLLNARLAAL, encoded by the coding sequence ATGAGCATTGCGCTTCAAACGCTGCCCAGCGTGGCGGCACGTCTCGCCATCCGGCGCGGCGACCACACCGGGCCGACCGCCGGCCTGGCGGCAGGCTACGTCCAAGGCAACCTGGCGATCCTACCGGCCAGCCACGCCGACGACTTCCTGAAATTCTGCGTACGCAATCCGCAGTCCTGCCCCGTGCTGGCGGTGTCGGAGCCGGGCGAAACCGCCCTGCCCGCACTGGGACGGGATCTCGACATCCGCTGCGACGTTCCCGGCTACCGGGTGTTCCGCGACGGCGAGCTGATCGCCGAGCCCGAGCGCATCGACCCGTTCTGGCGCGACGACCTGGTCACCTTCGTCATCGGCTGCTCGTTCTCCTTCGAAGAGGCGCTGCTCGCCGACGGCGTGCCGGTACGCCACATCGAGCAGGGCTGCAACGTGCCGATGTACCGCACCAACGTCCCCACCCAGCCCGCCGGCCCGTTTCACGGCCCGCTGGTGGTGTCGATGCGGCCGATGCTGCCGGCCCAGGCCATCCGCGCTATCCAGATCACCTCGCGCTTTCCCTCCGTGCACGGCGCGCCGGTGCACCTGGGCGATCCGGCACTGATCGGCATCGCCGATCTGGCCCGTCCCGATTACGGCGACGCGGTGGAAATCCGGGACAACGAAATCCCGGTGTTCTGGGCTTGCGGTGTCACCCCGCAGTCGGTCATCGCCGCCACCAAGCCCCCGTTCTGCATCACCCACGCGCCCGGCAAGATGCTGATCACCGATCTGCTCAATGCCCGTCTGGCGGCACTGTAA
- the rsfS gene encoding ribosome silencing factor, translating to MDIDAIAKLAVEALEDIKGKDIIELDTSELTSLFQRMIVCTGDSNRQVKALANNVQVTLKEAGVDIVGSEGQESGEWVLVDAGDVVIHVMLPAVRDYYDLEALWGGQKPSFLPSGGKPWSVV from the coding sequence ATGGACATCGACGCTATCGCCAAACTGGCCGTGGAAGCCCTGGAAGACATCAAGGGCAAGGACATCATCGAACTCGACACCAGCGAGCTGACCTCGCTGTTCCAGCGCATGATCGTCTGCACCGGCGACTCCAACCGCCAGGTCAAGGCACTGGCCAACAACGTGCAGGTCACGCTGAAGGAAGCCGGCGTCGACATCGTCGGCAGCGAAGGCCAGGAGTCGGGCGAATGGGTGCTGGTCGACGCCGGCGACGTGGTGATCCACGTCATGCTGCCGGCGGTACGCGACTACTACGACCTCGAGGCGCTGTGGGGCGGCCAGAAGCCGTCGTTCCTGCCCAGCGGCGGCAAGCCGTGGTCGGTGGTCTGA
- the accC gene encoding acetyl-CoA carboxylase biotin carboxylase subunit, with translation MFDKILIANRGEIALRIQRACRELGIKTVVVHSEADRDAKYVKLADESVCIGPAPSAKSYLNVPALIAAAEVTDAQAIHPGYGFLSENADFAERVEQSGFVFIGPRPDTIRLMGDKVSAKEAMLASGVPCVPGSDGALPDDPAAIAAAARRIGFPVIIKAAGGGGGRGMRVVHQEEELLTSVEMTRSEAGAAFGNPTVYMEKFLQQPRHIEIQVLADQHGNAIHLGERDCSMQRRHQKVIEEAPAPGISAAQRRRIGEACTDACRRIGYRGAGTFEFLYENGEFYFIEMNTRVQVEHPVTELITGIDIVQEQIRVAAGHPLRYTQQQVTLRGHAMECRLNAEDPFSFVPSPGKIDSYHPAGGPGIRLDSHIYQGYTVPPHYDSMIGKLIAYGDTREQAMARMRVALSEVAITGIKTNIPLHQELFRDGAFQQGGTSIHYLEHWLTARRQAS, from the coding sequence ATGTTCGATAAAATCCTCATCGCCAACCGCGGCGAGATCGCCCTGCGCATCCAGCGCGCCTGCCGCGAGCTGGGCATCAAGACCGTCGTGGTGCACTCCGAGGCCGACCGCGACGCCAAGTACGTCAAGCTCGCCGACGAATCGGTCTGCATCGGCCCGGCACCCTCGGCCAAGAGCTACCTCAACGTGCCGGCACTGATCGCCGCCGCCGAAGTCACCGACGCCCAGGCCATCCACCCCGGCTACGGCTTCCTGTCGGAAAACGCCGACTTCGCCGAGCGCGTCGAGCAATCCGGCTTCGTCTTCATCGGCCCGCGCCCGGACACCATCCGCCTGATGGGCGACAAGGTCTCGGCCAAGGAAGCCATGCTCGCCTCCGGCGTGCCCTGCGTGCCCGGTTCCGACGGCGCCCTACCGGACGACCCCGCCGCGATCGCCGCCGCGGCGCGCCGCATCGGCTTTCCCGTCATCATCAAGGCCGCCGGCGGCGGCGGCGGGCGCGGCATGCGCGTGGTGCACCAGGAAGAAGAGCTGCTGACCTCGGTGGAAATGACGCGCAGCGAAGCCGGCGCCGCTTTCGGCAACCCGACGGTGTACATGGAGAAATTCCTGCAGCAGCCGCGCCACATCGAAATCCAGGTGCTGGCCGACCAGCACGGCAACGCCATCCATCTCGGCGAGCGCGACTGCTCGATGCAGCGCCGCCACCAGAAGGTCATCGAGGAAGCCCCGGCCCCCGGCATCAGCGCCGCCCAGCGCCGACGGATCGGCGAAGCCTGCACCGACGCCTGCCGCCGCATCGGCTACCGTGGCGCCGGCACCTTCGAATTCCTCTACGAAAACGGCGAGTTCTACTTCATCGAAATGAACACGCGGGTGCAGGTCGAACACCCGGTGACCGAACTGATCACCGGTATCGACATCGTGCAGGAACAGATCCGCGTCGCCGCCGGCCACCCCCTGCGCTACACCCAGCAGCAAGTGACGCTGCGCGGCCACGCCATGGAATGCCGCCTCAACGCCGAAGACCCGTTCAGCTTCGTGCCGAGCCCGGGCAAGATCGACAGCTACCACCCGGCGGGCGGCCCCGGCATCCGCCTCGACTCGCACATCTACCAGGGCTACACCGTGCCGCCGCACTACGACTCGATGATCGGCAAGCTGATCGCCTACGGCGACACCCGGGAACAAGCCATGGCGCGCATGCGCGTGGCGCTGTCGGAAGTAGCGATCACCGGCATCAAGACCAACATCCCGCTGCACCAGGAGCTGTTCCGGGACGGCGCCTTCCAGCAGGGCGGCACCAGCATCCACTACCTGGAACACTGGCTGACCGCCCGGCGCCAAGCGTCGTAA
- a CDS encoding MFS transporter: MWLKHTNPTERITLTASFGGYAVDAFDYMIYTMLIPTLMTVWSMSKAEAGLIATVTLWASALGGWAAGVLADRYGRVRVLQWTVLWFSFFTFLCGFTRTPEQLMLARALQGFGFGGEWSVGSVLIAETIRSHYRGRAVGLVQSSWAIGWGAAALAFAWIYSTVSPELAWRVLFWMGILPALLILYIRRNLTEPEVYVHAKRREQESSEKTSFLAIFSPAILKTTILASILIMGMQGGYYTITTWLPTFLKTERHLSVLGTGGYLLVIITGSFAGYLTSAWLSDHLGRKKCFMLFALMSLLIVTTYMQIPITDAQMMLLGFPLGFFVSGIFSGAGAFLSELFPHALRGSGQGFCYNFGRGTGSFFPALVGILSATMPLSKTIGMLAAAAYGLVIVTLFFLPETRGKALH; encoded by the coding sequence ATGTGGCTGAAACATACCAACCCCACTGAGCGGATCACCCTGACCGCCTCCTTCGGCGGCTATGCCGTCGATGCCTTCGACTACATGATCTACACCATGCTGATCCCCACCCTGATGACGGTGTGGAGCATGAGCAAGGCCGAAGCCGGCCTGATCGCCACCGTCACGCTGTGGGCCTCGGCGCTGGGCGGCTGGGCCGCCGGCGTGCTGGCCGACCGCTACGGCCGGGTACGGGTGCTGCAATGGACCGTGCTATGGTTCTCGTTCTTCACCTTCCTGTGCGGCTTCACCCGCACGCCGGAACAGCTGATGCTGGCGCGTGCGTTGCAGGGCTTCGGCTTCGGCGGCGAATGGTCGGTGGGCTCGGTGCTGATCGCCGAAACCATCCGCTCGCACTATCGCGGCCGCGCCGTCGGGCTGGTGCAAAGCAGTTGGGCGATCGGCTGGGGCGCCGCCGCGCTGGCCTTCGCCTGGATCTACAGCACGGTGTCGCCGGAACTGGCCTGGCGCGTACTGTTCTGGATGGGCATCCTGCCGGCGCTGCTGATCCTCTACATCCGCCGCAACCTGACCGAGCCGGAAGTGTACGTGCACGCCAAACGGCGCGAGCAGGAAAGCAGCGAGAAAACCTCGTTCCTGGCGATTTTCTCGCCGGCCATCCTCAAGACCACGATACTGGCGAGCATCTTGATCATGGGCATGCAGGGCGGCTACTACACCATCACCACCTGGCTGCCGACCTTCCTCAAGACCGAGCGCCATCTGTCGGTGCTGGGCACCGGCGGCTACCTGTTGGTGATCATCACCGGCTCGTTCGCCGGCTACCTGACCAGCGCCTGGCTGTCCGACCACCTCGGCCGCAAGAAGTGCTTCATGCTGTTCGCGTTGATGTCGCTGCTGATCGTCACCACCTACATGCAGATTCCCATCACCGACGCGCAGATGATGCTGCTCGGGTTCCCGCTGGGCTTCTTCGTGTCGGGTATCTTCAGCGGCGCCGGGGCCTTCCTGAGCGAACTGTTCCCGCACGCGCTGCGCGGCTCCGGGCAAGGCTTCTGCTACAACTTCGGGCGCGGCACCGGTTCGTTCTTCCCGGCCCTGGTCGGCATCCTCAGCGCCACCATGCCGCTCAGCAAGACCATCGGCATGCTCGCTGCCGCGGCCTACGGCCTGGTGATCGTCACGCTGTTCTTCCTGCCGGAAACCCGCGGCAAGGCGCTGCACTAG
- a CDS encoding YcnI family protein produces the protein MRHPLALLPLLFAAATASAHVTLETPQAEAGSTYKGVLRVGHGCAGSPTTALKLIVPAGVQKLKPMPKAGWQLAVQKQKLAQPYDYYGEQVTEDVSEVSWSGGDLPDAFYDEFVFRARLPKTPGETLYFKVEQRCAKGETRWVDIPAAGQDAHDLPTPAATLKLVAPGDAHRH, from the coding sequence ATGCGCCATCCCCTCGCCCTGCTGCCGCTGCTGTTCGCGGCGGCTACCGCCTCCGCCCACGTCACGCTGGAAACCCCGCAAGCCGAAGCCGGCAGCACCTACAAGGGCGTGCTGCGCGTCGGCCACGGCTGCGCCGGCTCGCCGACCACCGCCCTCAAACTGATCGTGCCGGCCGGCGTGCAGAAGCTCAAGCCGATGCCGAAAGCCGGCTGGCAGCTGGCGGTGCAGAAGCAGAAACTGGCCCAGCCGTACGACTACTACGGCGAACAGGTGACCGAGGACGTCAGCGAAGTGAGCTGGAGCGGCGGCGATCTGCCGGACGCCTTCTACGACGAATTCGTGTTCCGCGCGCGCCTGCCCAAGACGCCGGGCGAGACCCTATACTTCAAGGTCGAGCAGCGCTGCGCCAAGGGCGAGACGCGCTGGGTCGACATTCCGGCCGCCGGCCAGGACGCCCACGACCTACCGACCCCGGCCGCCACGCTCAAGCTCGTCGCCCCGGGCGACGCGCACCGCCACTAA
- a CDS encoding carbonic anhydrase, with protein sequence MGLLNSLLEHNRSFVDNREYEQFQTDKFPDKNLAVLACMDARLVELLPKAMGLKNGDAKLIKNAGALVTHPWGSVMRSLLVAIYELRAEEVCVVAHRDCGMNSIDPARILNAACQRGVSAETLATLRNAGINLEGWLKGFDNVEDSVRHTVDVIRTHPLMPRDVPVHGLVIHPVTGKLDLIVDGYATLTQAA encoded by the coding sequence ATGGGCCTGCTTAACAGCTTGCTGGAACACAACCGCAGCTTCGTCGACAACCGCGAATACGAGCAATTCCAGACCGACAAGTTTCCCGACAAGAACCTCGCCGTGCTGGCCTGTATGGACGCGCGGCTGGTGGAACTGCTGCCCAAGGCGATGGGCCTGAAGAACGGCGACGCCAAACTGATCAAGAACGCCGGCGCGCTGGTCACCCACCCCTGGGGCTCGGTGATGCGCAGCCTCTTGGTCGCCATCTACGAATTGCGCGCCGAAGAAGTGTGCGTGGTGGCGCACCGCGACTGCGGCATGAACTCCATCGACCCGGCGCGCATCCTGAACGCCGCCTGCCAGCGCGGCGTCAGCGCCGAGACCCTGGCCACGTTGCGCAACGCCGGCATCAACCTGGAAGGCTGGCTCAAGGGCTTCGACAACGTCGAGGACAGCGTGCGCCACACCGTCGACGTGATCCGCACCCATCCGCTGATGCCGCGCGACGTGCCGGTGCACGGCCTGGTGATCCACCCGGTGACCGGCAAGCTCGACCTGATCGTCGACGGCTACGCCACCCTGACCCAGGCGGCATGA
- the holA gene encoding DNA polymerase III subunit delta, which produces MPALSPDALPAALERGLAPLYLIHGEEALLALEAADALRQAAKARGYLEREVLTVEAGFDWSRLTEAMGSVSLFASLKLLELRIPGGKPGSEGGEALQRLAEAPPDDTVTLVILPKLERMQLSSKWFVALEKAAVVIHAAAVTRQQLPGWIGRRLKAQGLTLSEEALSFFADRVEGNLLAARQEIDKLAILHPRATLDLDAIRQAVANVARFDVFQLSAAWLAGDTVRVMRMLDGLEAEGEAPVLVLWSFSEDVRMLLKLRQGLKDGRQVRDLVRELKLWGDKQRLAEPALKRIGPRTLMAALAECARIDRQIKGVEPGDPWPALKALGARLAA; this is translated from the coding sequence ATGCCGGCACTCAGCCCTGACGCCCTGCCGGCCGCGCTGGAGCGCGGCCTGGCGCCGCTCTACCTGATCCACGGCGAAGAGGCGCTCCTGGCGCTGGAGGCCGCCGACGCGCTGCGCCAGGCGGCCAAGGCGCGCGGCTACCTGGAGCGCGAGGTGCTGACGGTGGAGGCCGGCTTCGACTGGTCGCGGCTGACCGAGGCGATGGGCAGTGTGTCGCTGTTCGCCTCGCTCAAGCTGCTGGAGCTGCGCATCCCCGGCGGCAAGCCGGGCAGCGAGGGCGGCGAGGCGCTGCAGCGTCTGGCCGAGGCCCCGCCCGACGACACCGTGACGCTGGTGATCCTGCCCAAGCTCGAGCGCATGCAGCTCTCCAGCAAGTGGTTCGTCGCGCTGGAGAAGGCCGCGGTGGTGATCCATGCCGCGGCGGTGACTCGGCAGCAGCTGCCGGGCTGGATCGGCCGGCGGCTCAAGGCGCAGGGATTGACGTTGAGCGAAGAGGCGCTGAGCTTCTTCGCCGATCGGGTCGAAGGCAACCTGCTGGCGGCACGGCAGGAAATCGACAAGCTGGCCATCCTCCACCCCCGCGCCACCCTCGATCTCGACGCCATCCGCCAGGCGGTAGCCAACGTGGCGCGCTTCGACGTGTTCCAGCTCTCGGCGGCCTGGCTCGCCGGCGACACGGTGCGGGTGATGCGCATGCTCGACGGCCTGGAGGCCGAAGGCGAGGCGCCGGTGCTGGTGCTGTGGTCGTTCAGCGAGGACGTGCGCATGCTGCTCAAGCTGCGCCAGGGGCTGAAGGACGGCCGCCAGGTGCGCGACCTCGTGCGCGAGCTCAAGCTGTGGGGCGACAAGCAGCGCCTCGCCGAACCGGCGCTCAAGCGCATCGGGCCGCGCACGCTGATGGCGGCGCTGGCCGAATGCGCACGCATCGACCGCCAGATCAAGGGTGTGGAACCCGGCGATCCATGGCCGGCGCTGAAGGCGCTGGGCGCGCGGCTGGCGGCCTGA
- the lptE gene encoding LPS assembly lipoprotein LptE yields the protein MTRFIRWLAFAVLALTLAACGFQLRGTAGSTVHQLPFHSVYLSGGDGSIKPYLRTALKRQPQVSVTVSARDAEAMLTIAEEKVSKDILTINSVGKVNEYQLIYRVTARLSQRGVAWGPDMTVIVRRTLGYSDSAILGKEQEETLLWNDMRRDAAEQLVTRLSYLQAAPGEHAGTQP from the coding sequence ATGACCCGATTCATCCGCTGGCTGGCCTTCGCCGTGCTGGCCCTCACGCTTGCCGCCTGCGGCTTCCAGCTGCGCGGCACGGCGGGTTCGACCGTGCACCAGCTGCCGTTCCACAGCGTCTACCTGTCCGGTGGCGACGGCAGCATCAAGCCCTACCTGCGTACCGCGCTCAAGCGCCAGCCGCAGGTCTCCGTGACGGTATCGGCCAGGGACGCCGAGGCGATGCTGACCATCGCCGAGGAGAAGGTGTCGAAGGACATCCTCACCATCAACAGCGTCGGCAAGGTCAACGAATACCAGCTGATCTACCGCGTCACGGCACGGCTCAGCCAGCGTGGCGTGGCATGGGGGCCGGACATGACGGTGATCGTGCGCCGCACGCTGGGCTATTCGGACAGCGCGATCCTCGGCAAGGAACAGGAAGAAACGCTGCTGTGGAACGATATGCGGCGCGACGCCGCCGAGCAACTGGTGACCCGCCTCAGCTATCTGCAGGCGGCCCCGGGCGAGCATGCCGGCACTCAGCCCTGA
- the nadD gene encoding nicotinate-nucleotide adenylyltransferase produces MTRAIGLFGGTFDPIHNAHLRMAEAFRDECGLAEVRLIPAGQPYHRAQQPHATPAQRLAMVELAIAGRPGLVADDREVRRPRPAYTVETLEEVRAELGPEAPLWLLIGGDSLATLDSWRRWRELFELAHVAVALRPGFDPAALPAAVRHEWQTRQVPDFPNRTPSGTIRPLALPPVALSATDIRARLARGDDVSELIPPPVLGYLRAHRLYQTSPERL; encoded by the coding sequence ATGACCCGCGCCATCGGGCTGTTCGGCGGCACCTTCGACCCGATCCACAACGCCCACCTGCGCATGGCCGAGGCGTTCCGCGACGAATGCGGGCTGGCCGAGGTGCGGCTGATCCCGGCCGGCCAGCCCTACCACCGCGCCCAGCAGCCGCATGCCACGCCGGCCCAGCGGCTGGCCATGGTCGAACTGGCCATCGCCGGCCGCCCCGGCCTCGTCGCCGACGACCGCGAAGTGCGCCGGCCGCGCCCCGCCTACACCGTCGAGACGCTGGAAGAGGTGCGCGCCGAGCTCGGCCCCGAGGCGCCGCTGTGGCTGTTGATCGGCGGCGATTCGCTCGCCACGCTCGACAGCTGGCGGCGCTGGCGCGAACTGTTCGAACTCGCACACGTGGCGGTGGCGCTGCGCCCCGGCTTCGATCCGGCCGCCCTCCCCGCCGCCGTGCGCCACGAGTGGCAGACGCGCCAAGTCCCTGATTTTCCAAATCGAACGCCTTCCGGTACAATCCGCCCCTTGGCTTTGCCGCCGGTAGCGCTCTCCGCCACCGACATCCGCGCCAGACTGGCCCGCGGGGACGACGTCAGTGAGCTGATCCCCCCGCCGGTCTTAGGCTACCTGCGCGCGCACCGGCTCTACCAGACGAGCCCGGAGCGGCTCTAG